A genomic region of Echeneis naucrates chromosome 24, fEcheNa1.1, whole genome shotgun sequence contains the following coding sequences:
- the ccdc25 gene encoding coiled-coil domain-containing protein 25, protein MVFYFTSAVVEPPYTIYMGKDKHENEDLIKYGWPEDIWFHVDKLSSAHVYLRLPKGQTIDDIPPEVLIDCAQLVKNNSIQGCKMNNINVVYTPWGNLKKTGDMDIGQIGFHRQKEVKIVAVEKKINEIVNRLEKTKVERFPDLAAEKELRDREERNEKKAQLQEQKRREKEEQKRKKEMEELKNYTSLMKSENMKTNEDGYDSDDFM, encoded by the exons ATGGTTTTTTACTTCACGAGTGCCG TGGTGGAGCCTCCCTACACAATCTACATGGGAAAGGACAAGCATGAAA ATGAAGATCTGATCAAGTACGGGTGGCCTGAAGACATCTG GTTTCATGTGGACAAACTGTCTTCAGCTCACGTTTACTTGAGGTTGCCAAAG GGTCAGACTATAGATGATATTCCTCCAGAGGTGCTGATAGACTGTGCACAGCTggtgaaaaacaacagcatccAAG GCTGCAAGATGAACAACATCAACGTGGTTTACACACCATGGGGCAACCTGAAGAAGACCGGAGACATGGACATAGGACAGATCGGCTTCCATCGACAGAAAGAG GTGAAGATTGTGGCGGTGGAGAAGAAGATCAATGAGATTGTTAACCgtctggagaaaacaaaagtagAGCGCTTCCCTGACTTGGCGGCAGAAAAAGAGTtgagagacagggaggagaggaacgAGAAGAAAGCTCAACTCCAagaacagaagaggagagagaaggaggagcagaagaggaaaaaagagatggaggaaCTAAA GAATTATACATCActgatgaaaagtgaaaacatgaagacTAATGAG GATGGCTACGATTCAGATGACTTCATGTAG